The DNA segment AATGCCGTAATAGACAAGCTCAAGCAAAGAGTCTCTCCGGCGGAAACCTTCAGAAATTCATCATAGGTAGAGAAGTGGAGCAAAACCCAACCCTGCTTATCTGTGCCCACCCGACATGGGGAGTGGACATTGGCGCCGCTAGCGCTATCCACCGACAACTCATTGCACTAAGAGATCAAGGAGCCTCTATCTTAGTGGTATCGGAAGATATCGATGAACTGTTCGTTATCTGTGACCGGGTCACCGCATTATATGAGGGAGCCATAGCGCCAATTGTCGAAACCAGTAAAACCAATATTGAACAGATTGGACAATGGATAGCCGGTAGTTTCATTGACCATTCAGAGGTTAGATTAAGGGAGAATTCCAATGCTAAAGATTGAACCAAGGATTGAAAGTTCTAAGTTGATGACCTGGTTCTCGCCTGTTATAGCCATCATCTTAACAATGATGGTTTCCAGCCTAATGTTCACCGCTTTAGGGGTTAATCCTACTAAGGCGTTCGAGGTCTTTGTTATTTCACCACTCAGCGACAGTTACAATCTAGGTGAACTGATGGTGAAGTCTACGCCATTAATGCTTTGTGCTGTTGGACTCGCGTTATGTTACCGCGCGAACATCTGGAATATAGGTGCAGAAGGACAGCTGCTCATTGGTGCCGTTGCAAGCAGTGCGATTGCAATACAAATGGGAGAGGACGCCGGCGTTGGTTCTTTGGTTTTAGTCCTTCTCATTGGCATAATAAGTGGCATGTTGTGGGCCGCAATTCCCACATTATTAGAACGTATCTTTCATACCAATCTTATCCTCACCACCATCATGCTCAACTACGTTGGTCTTTATACCCTGTTATGGGCAGTTCATGGCCCACTAGCCGACCCACAAGGCTTTGGCTTTCCAGAGTCGATTATATTTACTGATGGCGTTTTGTTGCCCATTATTCAGGAAGAAGGCCGCGCTTCCATTTCTATTATTATCGCCGTTATTGTGGCGCTTTTATCCGGGCTTGTGCTCTTTAAAACACTACCGGGCTTTAAATTAAGAGTATTTGGTGAAGACCCATCTGCCGCTCGATATGCGGGTTTTAGCAGCAGTAAAATTATTTGGAGTGTGATGTTATTTTCTGGCGCACTCGCAGGTTTCGCCGGTGCCGCAGAAGTCACAGGCCCCATAGGGCAACTTATTCCTTCAGTCTCACCGGGCTATGGATACGCCGCGATAATCGTTGCGTATCTTGGTCGACTAAACCCTATAGGCATTATTCTCGCGGCGCTCTTTATGGGGACCCTCTATATGGGGACCGACTTGGCACAAATAGAACTGGGATTGCCAACCGCCATCACTGGGCTATTCCAAGGCACCCTGCTTTTTTTTCTTCTTGCGTGTGATTTCCTTATTTTCTATCGGATAGCCATTCGAAAACGTAACCCAAAACACACTCCCCCTCTCCTTGTTAAAAAAGAAATTGTGGACACCCATCATGAATCAGGAGTTGCCTAATGGATATGGAATTACTACAACAAATATTAATAGCGGCACTCAAAACGGGTACTCCGTTGTTACTTATCGCTTTAGGTGAATTGGTCTGTGAGAAATCAGGCGTACTGAATCTAGGACAAGAAGGCATGATGTTAATGGGTGCAATGGCAGGCTTTGCTGGCGCTTATTATACTGGCAGTTTAGGGATGGGTATCGCTATCGCTATTTTTGCTGGTATGAGTATGTCTCTGATTTTTGCGACCTTGTCAGTGAGCCTTAACACCAATCAGGTGGCGACGGGCTTAGCCCTCACCATATTTGGTACCGGATTAAGCTCGTTTTTAGGGGGCGAGTTAGTCGGATTTACTATCCAAGGTTTCGCCCAAATTGAGCTCCCATTGCTCAGCCGTATTCCGTTTATCGGTCAAATACTGTTCAATCAAGATATCATTGTTTATACCAGTTTCGGCATCGTTGGATTAACGTGGTATGTACTGCAAAAAACACGCATCGGCTTAACACTCCGTGCGGTAGGTGAAAACCCACATTCGGCTAATGCACTCGGTATCAAGGTATTAAAGGTTCGTTATCTAGCGGTTCTGTTTGGTGGCGCAATGGCTGGGTTTTCTGGTGCCTATATGTCCCTCGCTTACACACCAATGTGGATGGAGAACATGACCGCAGGTCGAGGTTGGATTGCGCTTGCATTGGTTGTTTTTGCTTCGTGGCGAGTCGGTTATCTGATGCTGGGTGCCTATCTATTTGGCTTCGCTTCTATATTGCATCTCGTCATGCAAGGATTTGGCTTTGATATCTCGCCAAACCTGCTTGCTATGACGCCTTACTTAGCAACGATTATCGTTATGGTGATGATCAGCTCTAACTCCCTTAAGCAAAAGCTCTCAACACCAATGAGTTTGGCCAAACCGTTTGATCCTAAATTGCACTAATTTGCTTGCATCTGTCGATACACAAAAGGCACACAACACGTAACACAGATATACGTCAGCAGCCCTACCGCGCCATGATGGCGTGGTGGAATTCACTTACGCATAGTAAGTGATGGATTAACAACTGATCGGTATTGGACCCACAATAGATCAATAGTGGTCAACGAACAGGCTAACGACGGATTAATTTGGTGCACGCAAGACACGCTATTGCACCAAACCCGAACACCATTGATTACGCCTGCGTTTCTATGTCACAGATCTCAATATAACTCTACCCATATTACTGCTCGCAACGCCTTTAGTTACAAGGTGTTAACAAGAACGATGAATTATTTTGTAAAAATATCACCATGTGGTCAGGTTTTTGCAATTAATCAATAACAACGTGCTAAACCGAATTGGTTCTCCGTTCAAGTAATTCTGAGAACGCTGATTCAAACGAGTCACATTGATTTATAAACAATTGAAATGGAGTTTTTCATGAAATTAAACCGATGGATGAGTGCAACCGCCTTATCAATTACGACACTTTTATCTACTGCAACTTTAGCAGAAGAGCAAATGAAGGTTGGATTCGTTTATGTAGGTCCAGTGGGAGACCATGGATGGAGTTATGAGCACGACCAAGGCCGAAAAGAGATGGAGAAATATTTTGGCAATAAGGTGACAACGACCTACGTAGAAAGTGTCCCTGAAGGTGCGGATGCAGAACGAGTGATTACCCAGTTAGCTAAGTCAGGTCATGAGCTCATTTTCACGACTTCTTTTGGTTACATGAACCCGACACTTAAAGCCGCAAAACGATTTCCTAAGGTTAAATTTGAACACGCTACTGGTTATAAACGCTCGAAAAACGTCTCTAACTATGCACTAAGAACCTATGAAGGCCGTTATGTCTCTGGTGTTGCTGCAGGCATGGCAACCAAGACCAACACATTGGGTTACATCGCGTCGTTCCCAATTCCAGAAGTTATCCGTGATATTAACGCCGTTTACATTGGTGCGAAAAGCGTAAATCCAGACGTAAAACTTAAGATTGTTTGGGTTAATACCTGGTATGACCCAGGAAAAGAGTCCGATGCTGCAAGCGCACTTATTGACCAAGGCGTCGACATTATGCTTCAACACACTGACAGCCCCGCCCCCCTCATTACCGCCGAAAAACGCGGCATTATGGGCATTGGCCAAGCGTCCGACATGAGCCATTTCGCCCCTAAGGCACATATGTTCTCAGTACGTGATGTATGGGCCCCGCACTATATCCGTACCGTACAAGAAGTCATGGATAGCAATTGGATGCCAGAAGATTATTGGGGTGGTTTTGCAGACGACATCTTGCAAATCGTTTCTGTGAACCCTGAGCTGCCTACTGACATCAAAGAGGCGATTACGGCCACACATGCTAAAATTAAATCAGGCGAGTTCCATCCTTTCACTGGCCCAATGAAAGATAACAGTGGTAAAGAAGTGATTGCAGCGGGACATACGCTGACGGATCAAGAGCTTGCGGGTATTAACTGGTATGTAGAAGGTATCGAGGCAAAAATCCCTAACTAAAGCGCCCTCGAAAAGACTCACCAGCTTTTGATTAGCTCGTGGGTCTTTTTTTACCTAACTACTTGACCAAGTGGACAACTTTTGGCAACAGAGGACGTTATGTTAGAGATCATGATCAACAATGAAATTGTTCAAATTGAAACAGCAGCCGTTGATAGTATGCTACTGCCGTATTTAAGAGAGCAACGAGAATTAACCGGGTCTAAAGAAGGTTGCGCCAGTGGCGATTGTGGTGCTTGTACGGTTGTTATGGCGGACTTGGATGAAGATAACCAGTTACGCTATCGACAGGTCAACGCCTGCATTACGCCCCTTCATGCGCTGCACGGCAAGAAAATTGTCACCGTTGAGCATCTGCAACAGAACGGAAAATTGCACCCAGTGCAGCAGGCCGTTGTGGATAATCATGGCACACAATGTGGCTTCTGCACTCCCGGCATTGTGATGTCTCTGTATGCGCTTTCTAAACAGAAAACTCGCCCAGAAAACCCACCAGATTACCTCTCTGGCAATCTGTGCCGCTGTACTGGTTACGGCCCGTTGATTGAAGCTGCAAACCTCATCGCGGACATCGATATTGACGACCCAACAAGTCAAGACGAAGACACACTTGTCGAATGGATGAATTCTATAGAACCACAGAACACGGTTAATTACTGGAAACCATGTGATAGAGAAGCGCTTGGCGAACTTCGTACCAAGCATCCAGATGCAAAACTGATTGCGGGTGGTACAGATTTGGCTCTTGAGGTAACCCAGCAATTACAACGCATAGACAAGATGATTGACCTCTCGGATGTGAAAGACCTACAAGGCATTACAAAAACCAAGTCAGGTTGGAGAATTGGATCCGCTGTGCTGCTTTCAAAATTGCACGCTTTTATGCGTGAACATTATCCAAGCACAGACGAATTAATTGAACGATTAGGTAGCCTAACTATTCGAAACCGAGGCACGCTCGGTGGCAGTCTAGGTCACGCCTCACCTATCGGGGATGTTGCGCCATTACTTATCAGCTTGAATGGTCGTATAGAGATCGATAACGGCAAACAAAAGCGCCTATACGCGCCAGAAGATTACATTACCGGTTACCGCGAAACCCTTATCAAAGACGATGAATGGATAAGCGCAATCCATATTCCTATATTGGCTCCGAACCAGAAACACGCCATCTATAAGATCAGTAAACGATTCGAAGACGACATTGCTACCGTTGTGTTGGCGATCAACCTGACTTTTGGAAATGATAACCGTATTAAGGCCTGTATATTATCTGCCGGGGGTATCGCGGCAAAATCGGTTCGACTTTCTCAACTCGAAGGCCTTTTTGTCGGCCGCCATTTCACCTCTGAGTTGGTCCGTAAAGTACAAAAACTCGTACCAAACGTTATCGCCCCCATTGGTGACGTTAGGGGCAGCGCGGAATATCGTATACAACTTGTGCAAAACCTCATTCAGCGCTTTTACCTGGAATGTCATCAGGTCCCAACAAGATTGAACACACCACTCCATTCATCCAAAGAAAAGAGTACAAAAGAGGTTAATCAATAATGCGTAAATTAACCCAAGTAAATCCGATAAGTGGCGAAAAAAAATTGCGCTCTTCAGACATTGTTGGCCGAAGTTACAAACACGAAAGTGCCATTAAACAAGTCACTGGCGACGCGGCATTTCTAGACGACTACCCAACCCCTAAAGGGTGTTTGCATGGTGCTGTCATAACCGCTTCTATTGCAAAAGGGAAGATAACAGCGATTGATTTTTCTCCTGTAAAAGCGATGCCTGGTGTCGTCGCGGTTTATGGGTATCACGATATCCCCGGAAAAAAAGATATCGGTCCAATTGTCAAAGGCGATCCATTACTCAGCGATAACGAAATCAAGTTCTATCAACAACCGGTCGCACTTGTATTAGCTCGAAGCCATGTTCAAGCGGTAAAAGCAGCAAGGAAGGCTCAGATTGAATACGATGTCGATCTGAATCCTATTCTTGATTGTGTGGGAGACGGCAATCAAGCAGAAGTATTACCAGCAAATACTATGGGAACGCCGGTATCAGCCGAACAGTTTGAAAAAAGCGATATCGTTATTTCTGGTCAACAGCATATTGGTGGACAAGAGCACTTCTATCTTGAAGGACAGATAAGCCTTGCA comes from the Vibrio sp. DW001 genome and includes:
- a CDS encoding ABC transporter permease, with translation MDMELLQQILIAALKTGTPLLLIALGELVCEKSGVLNLGQEGMMLMGAMAGFAGAYYTGSLGMGIAIAIFAGMSMSLIFATLSVSLNTNQVATGLALTIFGTGLSSFLGGELVGFTIQGFAQIELPLLSRIPFIGQILFNQDIIVYTSFGIVGLTWYVLQKTRIGLTLRAVGENPHSANALGIKVLKVRYLAVLFGGAMAGFSGAYMSLAYTPMWMENMTAGRGWIALALVVFASWRVGYLMLGAYLFGFASILHLVMQGFGFDISPNLLAMTPYLATIIVMVMISSNSLKQKLSTPMSLAKPFDPKLH
- a CDS encoding BMP family ABC transporter substrate-binding protein, translating into MKLNRWMSATALSITTLLSTATLAEEQMKVGFVYVGPVGDHGWSYEHDQGRKEMEKYFGNKVTTTYVESVPEGADAERVITQLAKSGHELIFTTSFGYMNPTLKAAKRFPKVKFEHATGYKRSKNVSNYALRTYEGRYVSGVAAGMATKTNTLGYIASFPIPEVIRDINAVYIGAKSVNPDVKLKIVWVNTWYDPGKESDAASALIDQGVDIMLQHTDSPAPLITAEKRGIMGIGQASDMSHFAPKAHMFSVRDVWAPHYIRTVQEVMDSNWMPEDYWGGFADDILQIVSVNPELPTDIKEAITATHAKIKSGEFHPFTGPMKDNSGKEVIAAGHTLTDQELAGINWYVEGIEAKIPN
- the xdhA gene encoding xanthine dehydrogenase small subunit codes for the protein MLEIMINNEIVQIETAAVDSMLLPYLREQRELTGSKEGCASGDCGACTVVMADLDEDNQLRYRQVNACITPLHALHGKKIVTVEHLQQNGKLHPVQQAVVDNHGTQCGFCTPGIVMSLYALSKQKTRPENPPDYLSGNLCRCTGYGPLIEAANLIADIDIDDPTSQDEDTLVEWMNSIEPQNTVNYWKPCDREALGELRTKHPDAKLIAGGTDLALEVTQQLQRIDKMIDLSDVKDLQGITKTKSGWRIGSAVLLSKLHAFMREHYPSTDELIERLGSLTIRNRGTLGGSLGHASPIGDVAPLLISLNGRIEIDNGKQKRLYAPEDYITGYRETLIKDDEWISAIHIPILAPNQKHAIYKISKRFEDDIATVVLAINLTFGNDNRIKACILSAGGIAAKSVRLSQLEGLFVGRHFTSELVRKVQKLVPNVIAPIGDVRGSAEYRIQLVQNLIQRFYLECHQVPTRLNTPLHSSKEKSTKEVNQ
- a CDS encoding ABC transporter permease; this encodes MLKIEPRIESSKLMTWFSPVIAIILTMMVSSLMFTALGVNPTKAFEVFVISPLSDSYNLGELMVKSTPLMLCAVGLALCYRANIWNIGAEGQLLIGAVASSAIAIQMGEDAGVGSLVLVLLIGIISGMLWAAIPTLLERIFHTNLILTTIMLNYVGLYTLLWAVHGPLADPQGFGFPESIIFTDGVLLPIIQEEGRASISIIIAVIVALLSGLVLFKTLPGFKLRVFGEDPSAARYAGFSSSKIIWSVMLFSGALAGFAGAAEVTGPIGQLIPSVSPGYGYAAIIVAYLGRLNPIGIILAALFMGTLYMGTDLAQIELGLPTAITGLFQGTLLFFLLACDFLIFYRIAIRKRNPKHTPPLLVKKEIVDTHHESGVA